The Hugenholtzia roseola DSM 9546 genome contains a region encoding:
- a CDS encoding bifunctional 3,4-dihydroxy-2-butanone-4-phosphate synthase/GTP cyclohydrolase II, which produces MNPTSPIRLDTIEEAIEDIKNGKMIIVVDDEGRENEGDFICAAEKVTPEMVNFVLKEARGVLCVAMTERRCVELDLDLMVGKNTDPKGTAFTVTVDLLGKGCTTGVSAHDRAKTINALADLSTRPEDLGRPGHINPLKAREGGVLRRAGHTEATVDFARLAGLQPVGMLIEIMTEEGEMARLPFLREFADKHGFKLVSIEDLIAYRLKHETLIQPEIGVQMPTEWGNFDLMAYRQINTGELHLALVKGKWDKDEPILVRVHSSCVTGDIFGSCRCDCGAQLHGAMEMVEKEGRGVILYMNQEGRGIGLLNKLKAYKLQEKGLDTVQANLELGFKMDERDYGVGAQILRDLGVRKIRLISNNPKKRAGLIGYGLEIVESVPIRIEPNPHNEKYLQTKRDKMGHEILPKTE; this is translated from the coding sequence ATGAATCCGACAAGCCCTATCCGTTTAGATACCATCGAGGAAGCCATCGAGGACATCAAAAATGGCAAAATGATTATCGTCGTTGATGACGAAGGACGCGAAAATGAAGGCGATTTCATTTGTGCTGCCGAAAAGGTTACGCCTGAAATGGTCAATTTTGTACTCAAAGAGGCGCGTGGCGTTTTGTGTGTCGCCATGACAGAAAGGCGATGCGTAGAATTAGATTTAGACTTGATGGTAGGAAAAAATACCGACCCTAAGGGGACAGCCTTCACCGTTACGGTAGATTTGCTTGGAAAGGGCTGCACCACAGGCGTATCGGCGCACGATAGAGCCAAAACCATCAACGCCTTAGCCGACCTTAGCACGCGCCCCGAAGATTTAGGACGACCCGGACACATCAACCCCCTCAAAGCACGCGAAGGGGGCGTATTGCGGCGTGCAGGACACACCGAGGCAACGGTAGATTTTGCGCGATTGGCAGGCTTACAACCCGTAGGCATGCTCATCGAAATCATGACCGAGGAGGGCGAAATGGCGCGTCTGCCTTTTTTGCGCGAATTTGCTGATAAGCATGGCTTCAAATTGGTTTCGATAGAAGACCTTATCGCCTACCGCCTCAAACACGAAACCCTGATACAGCCCGAAATAGGGGTGCAGATGCCTACTGAATGGGGCAATTTCGACCTAATGGCGTATCGACAAATCAATACAGGCGAACTCCATTTGGCGTTGGTGAAGGGGAAATGGGACAAAGACGAACCTATCTTGGTGCGCGTTCATTCCTCTTGTGTTACGGGCGACATTTTCGGCTCCTGCCGTTGCGACTGCGGCGCACAGCTTCATGGGGCTATGGAAATGGTAGAAAAAGAAGGGCGCGGCGTGATTCTCTACATGAATCAGGAAGGGCGCGGAATTGGTCTTTTAAATAAATTAAAAGCCTACAAATTGCAGGAAAAAGGACTCGATACCGTACAGGCAAATTTAGAGCTTGGCTTTAAAATGGACGAGCGCGACTATGGCGTAGGAGCGCAAATTTTGCGCGATTTGGGCGTTAGAAAAATCCGACTTATTTCCAATAATCCCAAAAAGCGGGCAGGGCTTATCGGTTATGGCTTGGAAATTGTCGAAAGCGTGCCTATCCGAATTGAACCCAATCCGCACAACGAAAAATACCTCCAAACCAAGCGCGACAAAATGGGGCATGAAATTTTGCCCAAAACAGAATAG
- a CDS encoding NADP-dependent isocitrate dehydrogenase — protein MQTSTNSAQTSASATHTKVPITVAYGDGIGPEIMEATLRILEAAGAQLDIEEIEIGEKVYLKGNTAGIAPQAWDSLRRTKVFLKAPITTPQGGGFKSLNVTTRKTLGLFSNVRPCVSYHPFVSTKHPVMDVVIIRENEEDLYAGIEHQQTDEVTQCLKLISRPGTEKIVRYAFEYARAYGRKKVTCFTKDNIMKLTDGLFHKIFDEIATEYPDIENEHWIIDIGAAKLADSPENFDVIVMPNLYGDVLSDVAAQITGSVGLAGSANIGEGFAMFEAIHGSAPRRAGQNVANPSGLLLGAVQMLVYIGQADVAEKVHNAWLKTMEDGIHTYDIFKEGTSKEKVSTSDFASAVIARVGQKPSTLKAVKYEGGKSIKVTSSPTKKGKKETIGVDLFLHWTEANGGKDPNVLGESLKQYGYNGLNLKMITNRGLKVYPDGFPETFCTDHWRCRYQKADESPITHKEIVELMRLVTEAGFDVIKTENLCTFDGVKSYSLGQGQ, from the coding sequence ATGCAAACAAGCACAAATTCGGCACAAACGTCAGCCTCTGCTACTCATACCAAAGTGCCTATTACAGTTGCCTACGGCGACGGTATCGGTCCCGAAATTATGGAGGCTACCTTGCGCATCTTAGAGGCAGCAGGCGCACAGTTAGATATCGAGGAGATTGAAATTGGAGAAAAAGTATATCTCAAAGGCAATACGGCAGGTATCGCGCCGCAAGCGTGGGATTCTTTGCGTCGAACTAAGGTATTTTTAAAAGCCCCTATCACTACGCCCCAAGGCGGCGGCTTTAAGAGTTTGAACGTTACGACGCGCAAAACCTTAGGGCTTTTTTCCAACGTGCGCCCTTGCGTTTCGTATCACCCCTTTGTGAGTACCAAGCACCCTGTCATGGACGTGGTTATCATTCGCGAAAATGAAGAAGACCTTTATGCAGGTATCGAACACCAACAAACCGACGAGGTTACGCAGTGTTTGAAGCTCATCTCACGCCCTGGTACAGAAAAAATCGTGCGTTATGCCTTCGAATATGCGCGTGCTTATGGTAGAAAAAAGGTAACTTGTTTTACAAAAGACAACATCATGAAACTGACGGACGGTCTGTTTCATAAAATCTTCGACGAAATCGCAACCGAATATCCCGACATCGAAAACGAACACTGGATTATCGACATCGGTGCAGCCAAACTTGCCGATTCACCCGAAAACTTCGACGTTATCGTCATGCCAAACCTATACGGCGACGTACTTTCCGACGTAGCAGCACAAATCACAGGTTCAGTAGGCTTGGCAGGTTCGGCAAATATCGGCGAAGGCTTTGCCATGTTTGAGGCAATTCATGGCTCGGCACCTCGCAGAGCAGGGCAGAATGTAGCCAATCCTTCGGGCTTGCTTTTGGGCGCAGTGCAGATGCTCGTCTATATCGGGCAGGCAGATGTGGCAGAAAAAGTACACAACGCTTGGCTCAAAACGATGGAAGACGGGATTCATACCTACGACATCTTCAAAGAAGGTACAAGCAAGGAAAAAGTTAGCACCAGCGATTTCGCCTCTGCCGTTATTGCGCGTGTCGGACAGAAGCCTTCTACCTTGAAAGCCGTTAAATACGAAGGTGGCAAATCTATCAAAGTAACCAGCTCTCCTACCAAAAAAGGTAAGAAAGAAACTATCGGCGTAGATTTATTCCTACACTGGACAGAAGCCAACGGCGGCAAAGACCCCAACGTTTTGGGCGAATCTTTGAAACAATACGGCTACAACGGTCTGAATTTGAAGATGATAACCAATCGCGGTTTGAAGGTCTATCCCGACGGATTCCCCGAAACTTTCTGTACCGACCACTGGCGTTGTCGTTATCAGAAAGCGGACGAGTCGCCGATTACACACAAAGAAATTGTAGAATTGATGCGCTTAGTTACCGAAGCAGGCTTCGATGTCATCAAAACAGAAAACCTCTGCACCTTTGATGGCGTTAAGTCTTACTCTTTGGGACAAGGACAATAA
- a CDS encoding tetratricopeptide repeat protein: MKSKFLLFLFFLLCENTTAQNLPRLDSLQQRYQSAQNDTIRALSLHQIALLYQENNPDSCLFFAQKALQESERVGYERGKGLALNVIAKYHYNQHDYKEALNFYEKSIYFSQKANDLENLSLSLNYLGVSYYYLGNYEKALQTYQKNLEVDTILKNKKNIASSLTAMGNLYFHRGNYVKTLELYQQSLKMLQEAGDKRGEAISWSNVGNIHFMQNDYESALSCYLKGLTLSEKIQDKNLIALHLQSIGSIYSEQKNYDLALDYFQKSLAIREELKDKKGITASLYSVGKTYANKKEFEKAKNYLKKALELLNETHYDKGKIYPLIALANAASACQEYEQGIEYAKEALQIAQKLQATREIYYASSTLYEIYKAKGDFDKALEYHELYKTISDSLFSVEKSKAIADLESKAEVERKEKEIEILNKNKALLEKNNELQKIENERERNVRYAIEKQAEADRLRQMAKEAQSKQQADSLLQQAQRAQLQADNFRIQAQKKQAEQRALRAEMEQQRLESEQKISFQRNLILLGTVVLLALMGIAYFIYRNQQQKQRTNLLLAEKNEEIRLQNEMLVSLNQTKDQLFAIIAHDLRSPMFALEEVAIQIQALAQNQTLPALEKYSQHLNTSVQQTNNLLNNLLQWALIQQNRPLQIDIYPYLLTDILEDMLAIYQNIAFHKNINLHFEIENDTLVKVDEASFQIVIRNLLSNAIKFTPPKGNILVQASRQKEAVLLKISDTGNGMTKDKLERIQNQFQALSDLSDLETTQKGTKGEKGTGLGLFLCAYFAKLNHLNVKVESSAKGTTFHLFIPI, encoded by the coding sequence ATGAAGTCAAAATTTTTACTATTTTTGTTTTTTTTACTATGTGAAAATACAACGGCTCAAAATCTCCCCCGTTTGGATAGCCTACAACAACGCTATCAATCTGCCCAAAACGACACCATTCGCGCCCTAAGCCTGCATCAAATTGCGCTTCTATATCAAGAAAACAATCCCGACTCTTGTTTATTTTTTGCCCAAAAAGCCCTACAAGAAAGTGAGCGCGTAGGGTATGAAAGGGGAAAGGGTTTGGCTTTGAATGTGATAGCAAAATATCATTACAATCAGCACGATTACAAAGAAGCTCTCAATTTTTATGAAAAAAGCATTTATTTTTCACAAAAAGCAAATGATTTAGAAAATTTATCGCTATCGTTAAACTATCTTGGCGTGTCTTATTATTATTTGGGAAATTATGAAAAAGCACTTCAAACTTATCAGAAAAATTTAGAGGTGGATACCATTCTGAAAAACAAAAAAAATATAGCAAGCTCACTAACGGCGATGGGCAACCTTTATTTTCATCGAGGCAATTATGTAAAAACCTTAGAACTCTACCAACAAAGCCTTAAAATGCTACAAGAAGCAGGCGACAAAAGAGGGGAGGCAATTAGTTGGTCGAATGTAGGCAATATCCATTTTATGCAAAACGACTACGAATCTGCCCTTAGTTGTTATCTCAAAGGGCTTACTCTTTCTGAAAAAATACAAGATAAAAACTTAATTGCTTTGCATTTACAAAGCATAGGAAGCATTTATAGCGAACAAAAAAACTACGACCTTGCCCTTGATTATTTTCAAAAAAGCCTTGCCATTAGAGAAGAATTGAAGGATAAAAAAGGTATCACCGCAAGTCTTTACTCTGTGGGAAAGACCTATGCGAACAAAAAAGAATTTGAAAAGGCAAAAAACTACTTGAAAAAGGCACTTGAATTATTGAATGAAACTCATTATGACAAGGGCAAAATTTACCCACTTATTGCCTTAGCAAATGCCGCTTCTGCCTGCCAAGAGTACGAGCAAGGCATTGAGTACGCGAAGGAAGCCCTGCAAATTGCGCAAAAACTTCAGGCAACGCGCGAAATTTACTATGCCAGCAGCACCCTCTATGAAATTTACAAAGCTAAAGGCGATTTTGACAAAGCCCTCGAATACCACGAACTCTACAAAACCATTAGCGATAGCCTTTTCAGTGTGGAAAAATCGAAGGCAATAGCCGATTTAGAGTCGAAGGCAGAAGTGGAGCGCAAAGAGAAAGAAATTGAAATTTTAAACAAAAACAAAGCCCTTTTAGAAAAAAATAATGAACTGCAAAAGATTGAGAATGAACGTGAAAGAAATGTACGTTATGCCATAGAAAAGCAAGCCGAAGCCGACCGTTTGCGACAAATGGCAAAAGAAGCACAAAGTAAACAGCAGGCGGATAGCCTTTTGCAGCAAGCACAGCGGGCGCAGTTGCAGGCGGATAATTTTCGGATTCAAGCCCAAAAAAAGCAGGCAGAGCAGCGTGCCTTGCGAGCCGAAATGGAGCAGCAAAGATTGGAAAGTGAGCAAAAAATTAGCTTTCAGCGAAATCTTATCCTCTTGGGTACGGTTGTTTTGTTGGCTTTGATGGGAATTGCTTATTTTATTTATCGAAATCAACAACAAAAACAGCGCACCAACTTGCTTTTGGCAGAGAAAAATGAGGAAATTAGGCTACAAAACGAAATGCTTGTCAGCCTCAATCAGACCAAAGACCAACTTTTTGCCATCATTGCACACGATTTGAGAAGCCCCATGTTTGCACTCGAAGAGGTAGCGATACAAATTCAGGCTCTTGCACAAAATCAGACCCTGCCTGCCCTCGAAAAATACAGCCAGCACCTCAATACTTCGGTGCAGCAAACCAATAACCTGCTCAATAACCTTTTACAATGGGCTTTGATTCAACAAAATAGACCCCTACAAATAGACATTTATCCGTATCTTTTAACCGATATTTTAGAAGATATGCTTGCTATCTACCAAAATATCGCCTTTCACAAAAATATAAACCTGCACTTTGAGATAGAAAATGATACACTTGTAAAAGTAGATGAGGCTTCCTTTCAAATTGTTATCCGAAATTTACTCTCCAATGCCATTAAATTTACCCCTCCAAAGGGCAATATTTTGGTGCAGGCTTCGCGCCAAAAAGAGGCGGTATTGCTCAAAATTTCAGACACAGGAAATGGCATGACAAAGGATAAATTAGAACGAATACAAAATCAATTTCAAGCACTATCCGACCTAAGCGATTTAGAAACAACACAAAAAGGAACAAAAGGCGAAAAAGGAACGGGCTTAGGCTTGTTTCTTTGCGCTTATTTTGCCAAATTGAACCACCTAAACGTAAAAGTAGAATCCTCTGCAAAAGGAACAACTTTTCACCTATTTATACCTATTTGA
- a CDS encoding LytR/AlgR family response regulator transcription factor — MRIIIVEDDPLYAATMERLIVKMGYQIVGITDNADTMLQFFQTLEPDLALLDIHVKGSMNGIELAKKVQKLGSDVPIIFVTSFADGDTFEQAKKTLPYAYIIKPINVANLQRTIELALMRQNFKEKNNKDLQAKNWEEDILIKDSIFVKYNSRIIKVPLRELSVLEAKDKYVKINTTQENYLVRMSLREILEKLPPTEFVQIHRSVVINASRIENIELRDNTVQVGGEIFDIGRNYKDAFLKRLNMLL; from the coding sequence ATGCGTATCATTATTGTAGAAGATGACCCTCTGTATGCCGCTACGATGGAGCGTCTTATTGTGAAGATGGGCTATCAAATTGTGGGCATAACCGACAATGCCGATACGATGCTGCAATTTTTTCAGACCTTAGAACCCGATTTAGCCCTTTTAGACATTCACGTCAAGGGTTCGATGAACGGCATCGAGCTTGCCAAAAAGGTGCAAAAGTTGGGGTCTGATGTGCCTATTATTTTTGTAACTTCCTTTGCCGATGGCGATACCTTCGAGCAAGCAAAGAAAACGCTGCCCTACGCCTACATCATCAAGCCTATCAATGTAGCCAATTTGCAGCGTACTATCGAGCTGGCTCTTATGCGGCAAAATTTTAAAGAAAAAAACAACAAGGATTTGCAAGCAAAAAACTGGGAAGAAGATATTTTAATCAAAGATTCTATCTTTGTTAAATATAATAGCCGTATCATAAAAGTTCCGTTGCGCGAGTTGAGCGTTTTGGAAGCCAAAGACAAGTATGTCAAGATAAACACAACGCAAGAAAACTACCTTGTGCGTATGTCTTTGCGCGAAATTTTGGAAAAACTGCCACCTACGGAATTTGTCCAAATCCATCGCTCTGTGGTCATCAATGCCAGCAGGATAGAAAACATCGAGCTGCGCGACAATACCGTACAGGTAGGGGGCGAAATATTCGACATCGGCAGAAACTACAAAGATGCCTTTCTCAAACGCCTTAATATGCTGCTCTAA
- a CDS encoding decarboxylase yields MQSYLDLLKLTFYLDTPDFTVENGELYFHGVHLKPIIEQYGTPLRLTYRPKISENIARARAYFQQAMQRVGYQGNYHYCYCTKSSHFSFVLEEAVKNGVHLETSSTFDIEIAKRLHQKGLIDTNLMVVCNGFKRKEYSQKIVELIGAGFQNCMPVLDNAAELEAYAQADLPEVKLGIRIATEEEPNFAFYTSRLGISYKDVTTLYKEKIATNPKFKLKLLHFFVNSGIKDTLYFWSELNKFIYKYCELKKICPDLQYLDIGGGLPIKNSLGFEYNYQYMIDTIIENIQKACEKEGVPVPDILTEFGSFTVGESGAMIFSVIGQKQQNDRECWYMLDGSMITHLPDIWGMNHKFILLPLSNWEKAYQQVHLGGITCDSLDYYDSEVHIAKLMLPETTENEPFYVGFFNTGAYQESLGGYGGIQHCLVPAARHVIIDREDDGTIRTTLFRKEQDEEAVMEILGY; encoded by the coding sequence ATGCAAAGTTATCTCGACCTACTCAAACTCACTTTCTACCTCGATACGCCCGATTTTACGGTAGAAAATGGGGAGTTGTATTTTCATGGTGTGCATCTCAAACCCATCATCGAGCAATATGGTACGCCTTTGCGCTTGACTTATAGACCCAAAATAAGCGAAAATATCGCCCGTGCGCGTGCCTACTTTCAGCAGGCAATGCAGCGCGTAGGGTATCAAGGGAACTATCACTACTGTTATTGTACCAAATCGTCGCATTTTTCTTTTGTCTTGGAAGAGGCGGTCAAGAATGGGGTACATCTCGAAACTTCTTCTACTTTTGATATCGAAATTGCCAAGCGATTGCACCAAAAAGGACTTATCGATACCAACTTGATGGTAGTCTGCAATGGTTTCAAAAGAAAGGAATATTCCCAAAAAATTGTGGAGCTAATTGGCGCAGGCTTCCAAAATTGCATGCCTGTATTAGACAACGCCGCCGAATTAGAGGCATACGCACAAGCCGATTTGCCAGAGGTCAAGCTCGGTATCAGAATCGCGACCGAAGAAGAACCCAACTTTGCCTTCTATACCTCGCGCTTAGGCATTAGCTACAAAGATGTAACGACGCTTTACAAAGAAAAAATAGCGACCAATCCGAAGTTTAAACTCAAACTGTTGCACTTTTTTGTCAATTCAGGCATCAAAGACACGCTTTATTTTTGGAGCGAACTCAATAAGTTTATCTACAAATATTGTGAGTTGAAAAAAATATGTCCCGACTTGCAATATTTAGACATCGGCGGTGGGCTGCCTATCAAAAATTCTTTGGGTTTTGAATATAATTATCAATATATGATTGATACCATTATAGAAAATATCCAAAAAGCCTGTGAAAAAGAAGGCGTACCCGTTCCCGACATCCTGACCGAATTTGGTAGCTTCACCGTAGGCGAAAGTGGTGCTATGATTTTTTCCGTTATCGGACAAAAACAGCAAAACGACCGCGAATGTTGGTACATGTTAGATGGCTCGATGATTACGCACCTGCCCGATATTTGGGGCATGAACCACAAATTTATCCTGCTGCCCCTTAGCAACTGGGAAAAAGCCTACCAACAGGTGCATCTGGGCGGCATCACCTGCGATAGCTTAGACTACTACGACTCGGAAGTGCATATCGCCAAACTCATGCTACCCGAAACCACCGAAAACGAACCCTTTTATGTAGGTTTCTTTAATACAGGTGCTTATCAGGAAAGTTTGGGCGGCTATGGCGGGATTCAGCACTGCCTTGTGCCTGCGGCAAGACACGTCATTATTGATAGAGAAGACGACGGCACAATCCGCACCACACTTTTCCGAAAAGAACAAGACGAAGAAGCGGTGATGGAAATTTTGGGATATTAA
- a CDS encoding NADH-quinone oxidoreductase subunit N, whose amino-acid sequence MSEFSAALPRLIEDLPFFYSEIGLSLAFILLLVGIVLNGSDKKLAFFTFFCFLCNLLFLGLELENSLSAPSFSFGNRFVHSPLETKAKLLLSAISAVSVWLFWADRRLRKGRGERYLVLMALQLLGQFALMSVDFMAFFVAFEALSLLLYGLVATSKDKNSSRIALQYLLFGAVASALMLYGASLLYARYRSFEVGIWLAALKEGESATTLIPFLLFYIGFFFKLSLVPFHFWSPDVYEKTATSLVAYLSIFPKIVALLAFWHFYLPDNQILLYFIIWIGLLSMFWGNIGALLQTQLKRLMAYSGIAHSGFWLLALALHQKNNLESLIFYVFIYTLLNLGFFIWLLIEERRGFKGDLKETFIFEKRWTAFAVLVALIGLVGLPPTAGFSAKLLLFSAFWEQVADKENYFLQVVFALGLLNTPLGLFFYLKIPYHIFIKKKETPNPHLAKWQAHFAAKRSAFYWIGSGVLVGIALLVLLFFVKIDWLF is encoded by the coding sequence ATGTCCGAATTTTCCGCAGCATTGCCTCGTTTGATAGAAGACTTACCCTTTTTTTATAGTGAAATAGGATTAAGCCTCGCTTTTATATTGCTTTTGGTAGGCATTGTTTTAAATGGTTCAGACAAAAAACTGGCATTTTTTACCTTTTTCTGTTTTTTGTGTAATTTACTTTTTCTGGGGTTAGAATTAGAAAATAGCCTTTCCGCTCCTTCTTTTTCCTTTGGCAATCGCTTTGTGCATAGCCCTTTGGAAACAAAGGCGAAACTCCTGCTCTCGGCGATTTCGGCGGTTTCGGTTTGGCTTTTTTGGGCAGATAGGCGTTTGCGAAAAGGGCGAGGAGAACGCTACTTGGTTTTGATGGCGTTGCAACTTTTGGGGCAATTTGCCCTTATGAGTGTGGATTTTATGGCTTTTTTTGTGGCTTTTGAAGCACTATCTTTGCTTCTTTATGGCTTAGTCGCGACTTCGAAAGACAAAAATAGCAGCCGCATAGCCTTGCAGTATCTACTCTTTGGGGCTGTGGCTTCGGCATTGATGCTCTATGGGGCTTCGCTTCTCTATGCGCGTTATCGCAGTTTCGAGGTGGGTATTTGGCTTGCTGCTCTGAAAGAGGGCGAATCGGCTACCACACTTATTCCTTTTTTGCTTTTTTATATTGGTTTTTTCTTCAAATTAAGTCTTGTGCCTTTTCATTTTTGGTCGCCAGATGTGTATGAAAAAACGGCTACAAGTCTTGTCGCTTACCTCTCTATTTTTCCAAAAATTGTCGCGCTTTTGGCTTTTTGGCATTTCTATCTGCCTGATAATCAAATACTTCTCTATTTCATTATTTGGATAGGCTTGCTTTCTATGTTTTGGGGCAATATTGGGGCTTTGCTACAAACGCAGTTGAAACGCTTGATGGCATATTCGGGTATCGCCCATAGCGGCTTCTGGCTCTTGGCATTGGCATTGCACCAAAAAAATAATTTAGAGAGTCTTATTTTTTATGTTTTTATTTATACTTTGCTCAATTTGGGCTTCTTTATTTGGCTGCTAATAGAAGAAAGGCGCGGTTTTAAGGGCGATTTGAAAGAAACTTTCATTTTTGAAAAAAGATGGACTGCTTTTGCCGTTTTGGTGGCACTTATCGGCTTGGTGGGTTTGCCCCCAACGGCAGGATTTAGTGCCAAACTGCTTCTTTTTTCCGCCTTTTGGGAGCAAGTTGCGGATAAAGAAAATTATTTTCTACAAGTGGTTTTCGCCTTGGGACTGCTCAATACTCCCTTGGGGTTGTTTTTTTATCTCAAAATCCCCTATCATATTTTTATCAAGAAAAAAGAAACCCCCAATCCGCATTTGGCAAAGTGGCAAGCTCATTTTGCAGCAAAGCGGTCGGCTTTCTATTGGATAGGAAGCGGCGTTTTGGTTGGCATTGCCTTGCTTGTTTTGCTCTTTTTTGTAAAAATAGACTGGCTTTTCTAA
- a CDS encoding YcxB family protein, translated as MQIKTKKYQLDAKTYTPIAFSNVLKAWWWVWLIPAGLLLLFGVAAAIWSMAWLWWGIGVTVVLVGLYILFWYLQVVAITQHEKTKTLFEKYNYIITSKEILVMIDEQRGSPIAWDKIIKIAKNKEAYVLFLSKVEFFYLPFRIFGGDNQLKMFETILKRKGFNDIKTIETYAKKA; from the coding sequence ATGCAAATTAAGACAAAAAAATATCAGTTAGATGCAAAAACCTATACGCCTATCGCTTTTAGCAATGTCTTAAAGGCTTGGTGGTGGGTCTGGCTTATTCCCGCAGGGCTGCTCTTGCTATTTGGGGTAGCGGCAGCCATTTGGAGTATGGCTTGGCTTTGGTGGGGAATTGGCGTTACCGTCGTGTTGGTGGGCTTGTATATCCTCTTTTGGTACTTGCAGGTGGTAGCCATTACGCAACACGAAAAGACAAAAACTTTATTTGAAAAGTACAATTATATCATCACCAGCAAAGAAATTTTGGTCATGATAGACGAACAACGCGGCTCGCCTATCGCTTGGGATAAGATTATCAAAATCGCTAAAAATAAGGAGGCTTATGTGCTGTTTCTCTCGAAAGTAGAATTTTTCTACCTCCCTTTTCGTATTTTTGGTGGTGATAATCAGCTCAAAATGTTTGAAACGATTTTAAAGCGCAAAGGCTTTAACGACATCAAAACCATCGAAACCTATGCAAAAAAAGCATAA
- the mltG gene encoding endolytic transglycosylase MltG: MQKKHKILMMLFIGITTFIVSSSYYAYQMAYTPNIVINQGEAVSVYIPKGATYLQTLDTLRKYNVFNDEMSFRAVARFLKYPDLVRAGHYTFTKEMSNLAAIRMLRGGQQAAVLVTFNNNLRTLPELAGKLSRNLALDSATLSQYLQDPKTAEKYGFKPETFIAMFLPNTYQMYWTTTEEQLLERLKQEYDKFWSEKRLKKAQAIGLTPLQVSILAAIVDAEQTQRDDEKPRIAGVYLNRLEKDMPLQADPTLVFAIGDFSIKRVLNQHKEIDSPFNTYKYTGLPPAPIRLPSIAGLEAVLNPEKHDYIFFCAREDFSGYHNFAVTYSEHERNARSYQAALDKAGIR; encoded by the coding sequence ATGCAAAAAAAGCATAAAATCTTGATGATGCTCTTTATCGGCATCACCACCTTTATCGTTTCCTCGTCTTATTATGCCTACCAAATGGCTTACACGCCCAACATTGTCATCAATCAGGGCGAAGCCGTTTCGGTCTATATTCCCAAAGGGGCGACCTACCTGCAAACGCTCGACACGCTACGCAAGTACAACGTCTTCAACGATGAGATGTCCTTTCGCGCTGTTGCTCGCTTCCTCAAATACCCTGACTTAGTTAGGGCAGGGCATTATACCTTTACCAAAGAGATGAGCAACCTTGCCGCCATTCGCATGCTACGGGGCGGACAACAGGCAGCGGTTTTGGTTACGTTTAATAACAACCTGCGCACTTTGCCCGAATTAGCAGGCAAACTTTCGCGCAACCTCGCCCTCGACTCGGCAACCCTTAGTCAATACCTGCAAGACCCCAAGACGGCAGAAAAGTATGGCTTCAAACCCGAAACCTTTATCGCAATGTTTTTGCCCAATACCTACCAAATGTATTGGACAACCACCGAAGAACAACTTTTGGAACGCCTCAAACAAGAGTACGACAAGTTTTGGAGCGAAAAAAGGCTCAAAAAGGCACAAGCCATAGGGCTTACCCCTTTGCAGGTCAGCATCTTAGCCGCTATCGTAGATGCCGAACAGACCCAACGCGACGACGAAAAGCCGCGCATTGCAGGCGTGTATCTCAACCGCTTGGAAAAGGACATGCCCCTACAAGCCGACCCAACCTTAGTCTTTGCCATCGGCGATTTTAGCATCAAAAGGGTCTTGAATCAGCACAAGGAAATAGATTCGCCCTTTAATACCTACAAATACACAGGGCTACCTCCTGCTCCTATTCGCCTGCCCTCTATTGCAGGTTTGGAGGCAGTTTTGAATCCTGAAAAGCACGATTATATCTTCTTTTGTGCGCGTGAAGACTTTTCGGGCTACCACAACTTTGCCGTTACGTATAGCGAACACGAGCGAAATGCCCGTAGCTATCAGGCAGCTTTGGATAAGGCAGGAATTAGGTAG